The following coding sequences lie in one Lolium perenne isolate Kyuss_39 chromosome 2, Kyuss_2.0, whole genome shotgun sequence genomic window:
- the LOC127321103 gene encoding probable alpha-amylase 2, translating into MGQMVSDGAVQEQPAPKVGVIKNGREILLQAFNWESHKHNWWSNLEGRVSDIAKSGFTAAWLPPPTQSLSQEGYLPQNLYSLDSCYGSLQQLNSLIQNMNDHNIRAMADVVINHRVGTTQGSNGMYNRYDGIPIPWDEHAVTSCSGGKGNKSTGNNFDGVPNIDHTQPFVRKDIIEWLIWLRETVGFQDFRFDFTKGYASKYVKEYIEESKPLFAVGEYWDSCEYSPTDNRLSYNQDKHRQRIINWIDSTGGLCAAFDFTTKGILQEAVKGELWRLRDPEEKPPGVMGWWPSRSATFIENHDTGSTQGHWPFPPDHVMEGYAYILTHPGIPTVFYDHFYDWGDSFHGEIAKLMEIRKCQDIHSRSTVKILEASSNLYSAVIDDKLCMKIGEGSWCPSDVEWKLAASGNRYAVWHK; encoded by the exons ATGGGACAGATG GTTTCGGATggtgctgtccaagaacagccagCTCCAAAAG TTGGGGTCATTAAAAATGGAAGGGAAATCCTACTCCAG GCTTTTAACTGGGAATCCCATAAACACAACTGGTGGAGTAATTTGGAGGGCAGAGTTTCCGACATTGCTAAATCTGGGTTTACCGCAGCATGGCTGCCTCCACCGACACAATCACTATCTCAAGAAG GTTATCTGCCACAAAACCTGTACAGTCTCGACTCTTGTTATGGTTCTCTCCAGCAGCTGAATTCCTTGATTCAGAACATGAATGACCACAATATAAGGGCTATGGCTGATGTAGTTATTAACCACCGAGTTGGGACTACTCAAGGATCCAATGGAATGTATAATCGTTATGATGGTATCCCAATACCGTGGGATGAACATGCTGTTACATCCTGTTCTGGCGGGAAG GGGAACAAAAGTACCGGCAATAACTTTGATGGGGTTCCCAACATAGATCATACCCAGCCATTTGTAAGGAAGGATATTATTGAATGGCTGATTTGGCTTCGCGAAACCGTTGGGTTTCAAGATTTCCGGTTCGATTTCACAAAAGG TTATGCTTCAAAGTATGTGAAAGAATACATTGAGGAATCAAAGCCTCTTTTTGCAGTGGGTGAATACTGGGACAGCTGTGAATACAGTCCCACTGACAACCGCCTGAGCTACAATCAGG ATAAACATAGGCAGAGAATTATCAATTGGATCGATAGCACTGGAGGCCTTTGTGCCGCGTTTGATTTCACGACAAAGGGTATTCTTCAG GAAGCTGTGAAAGGAGAGTTGTGGCGTTTGCGTGACCCTGAAGAAAAGCCGCCTGGTGTGATGGGTTGGTGGCCTTCAAGATCAGCTACATTTATTGAAAATCATGACACTGGGTCAACTCAG GGGCATTGGCCTTTTCCACCTGATCATGTGATGGAG GGATATGCTTATATACTTACTCATCCCGGGATCCCCACAGTGTTCTACGATCACTTTTATGACTGGGGAGATTCTTTCCATGGCGAAATAGCAAAACTG ATGGAGATTAGGAAATGCCAAGACATACACAGTCGGTCAACTGTTAAAATTTTGGAGGCAAGCTCAAATCTGTACTCTGCAGTAATCGATGATAAGTTGTGCATGAAGATTGGAGAAGGCTCCTGGTGCCCAAGCGACGTGGAGTGGAAGCTGGCGGCATCTGGAAACAGATATGCTGTGTGGCACAAGTAG